Below is a genomic region from Burkholderia pyrrocinia.
CGCCCTCAGTGAAACGGCGACGCGTTCATGCGAACGCCCCGCCGCCGTGTGCCGCTCAGTCCTGCAGCGCGGCCCACATGTCCTTGTCGCGCTGCGCCGTCCAGATGCGCGGATGCGCGATGCCGCTCGCCTCGTCGAACGCGCGCGACACGTCGAACGGCAGGCAGTGCTCGTAGATGAACACGTGGCCGAACTTCGGATCCATCGCTTCGCGCGTGAGCGCCATCGACGCCTTCAGGTCGAGATTGCGTTCGACGGCCTTGCGGCCCTGCGCGAGCAGCGTCGTGACGAAATCCTTCGTGTAGTCGAGGCCCTTGTTCACGTCGGCCGGATTCAGCAGCGCGGGGCCGCGGCCCGGCACGAGCTTCTCGGCGCCGAGCGCGCGCAGCGCCTCGAGCGTGGCAGGCCACTGTTCGAGCTGCGCGTCGCCGCAGTAGCACGCGGCGTCGTATTCGACGAGGTCGCCCGAGAACAGCACCTTCTGCGACGGCAGCCAGACGATCGTGTCGCCCTTCGTATGCCCCGAGCCGACATGCATGATCTTCACTTCGAGCTTGCCGAGGAACAGCGTGATCTCGCGCTCGAACACGAGCGTCGGCCAGGTCAGGCCGGGCACCGTCTCGACGCCGGCGAACAGGCGCGGGAAGCGCTCGATCTCCGACTTCATGTCGGCCTCGCCGCGCTCGACGATCATCTCGTACGTGCCGCGGCTCGCGATCACGTGCTGCGCGCCTTCGTCGAAATACGCGGATGCGCCGAGCACGCGCACCGCGTGGTAGTGCGACAGCACCACGTGCTTGATCGGCTTGTCGGTCACGCTGCGGATCTTCGCGATCAGGTCCTGCGCCATCGCGGGCGTCGCGGTCGTGTCGACGATCAGCACGCTGTCGTCGCCGACGATCACGCCCGAGTTCGGGTCGCCTTCGGCGGTGTACGCGTACGCGTTCTCGGACAACTGCGTCCAGGTGACTTTCTTCTCTTCCAGATCGGCTTGGGAGGCGAATGCTTTGGCCATGTTGCGTTCCGTGGCTGCGAGCCATGTGTTGAGGGGTGTGAGCGGATCATCTTCCCGCACCGATTATTTGTCAATGACAAAGTCACTTGCTATTGTCTAATACGGGTAAACCTGCGGGCTGGCGCGATAAATGGCGTCGGATACCATGCGGGGTTTCGTCAACGGAAGATTCATCGCGTGCAGAACCACGAAGTCAGCGCAGACGACGCGCCGCCCAAGGCGCAGCGCGGGATCCAGAGTGTCGAGGTCGGCGGCCGGCTGCTCGACGCGCTCGCGCGCCGGCGCAAGCCGCTCGGCCTGTCGGAGCTGGCCGCGGCAGCCGACCTGTCGACCGCGCAGGCGCACACCTATCTCGTCAGCCTGACGCGGCTCGCGCTCGTGAAGCGCGACGCGATCACCGGCAACTACGAGCCGG
It encodes:
- a CDS encoding MBL fold metallo-hydrolase, producing the protein MAKAFASQADLEEKKVTWTQLSENAYAYTAEGDPNSGVIVGDDSVLIVDTTATPAMAQDLIAKIRSVTDKPIKHVVLSHYHAVRVLGASAYFDEGAQHVIASRGTYEMIVERGEADMKSEIERFPRLFAGVETVPGLTWPTLVFEREITLFLGKLEVKIMHVGSGHTKGDTIVWLPSQKVLFSGDLVEYDAACYCGDAQLEQWPATLEALRALGAEKLVPGRGPALLNPADVNKGLDYTKDFVTTLLAQGRKAVERNLDLKASMALTREAMDPKFGHVFIYEHCLPFDVSRAFDEASGIAHPRIWTAQRDKDMWAALQD